The proteins below come from a single Serratia ficaria genomic window:
- the hisG gene encoding ATP phosphoribosyltransferase, whose translation MLDKTRLRIAMQKSGRLSDESQELLARCGIKINLQQQRLIAFAENMPIDILRVRDDDIPGLVMDGVVDLGIIGENVLEEELLTRRAQGEDPRYFTLRRLDFGGCRLSLATPLDAEYAGPQSLQDARIATSYPHLLKQYLDKQGVRFKSCLLNGSVEVAPRAGLADAICDLVSTGATLEANGLREVEVIYRSKACLIQRDGEMPEAKQRLIDRLMTRIQGVIQARESKYIMLHAPSERLDEIVALLPGAERPTILPLAGAQNRVAMHMVSSETLFWETMEKLKALGASSILVLPIEKMME comes from the coding sequence ATGCTGGACAAAACACGTTTACGGATAGCAATGCAGAAATCGGGCCGCCTGAGCGACGAATCCCAGGAGCTGCTGGCGCGCTGCGGCATCAAAATCAACCTGCAACAGCAACGCCTGATCGCCTTTGCGGAAAATATGCCGATCGATATCCTGCGCGTGCGTGACGACGATATCCCGGGCCTGGTGATGGACGGCGTGGTCGATCTGGGCATCATCGGTGAGAACGTGCTGGAAGAAGAGCTGCTCACCCGCCGCGCTCAGGGCGAAGACCCGCGCTACTTCACCCTGCGCCGCCTGGACTTCGGCGGCTGCCGCCTGTCGCTGGCCACCCCGCTCGACGCCGAATACGCCGGCCCGCAAAGCCTGCAGGACGCCCGCATCGCCACCTCTTACCCGCACCTGCTGAAGCAGTACCTCGACAAACAGGGCGTGCGCTTCAAATCCTGCCTGCTGAACGGCTCGGTGGAGGTGGCGCCGCGCGCCGGCCTGGCCGACGCCATCTGCGACCTGGTCTCCACCGGCGCCACGCTGGAAGCCAACGGCCTGCGTGAAGTGGAAGTGATCTACCGCTCCAAGGCCTGCCTGATCCAGCGCGACGGAGAAATGCCGGAAGCCAAGCAACGGCTGATCGACCGCCTGATGACCCGCATTCAGGGCGTGATCCAGGCGCGTGAATCCAAATACATCATGCTGCACGCGCCGAGCGAGCGTTTGGACGAAATCGTCGCGCTGCTGCCGGGCGCCGAACGCCCGACCATTCTGCCGCTGGCCGGCGCGCAGAACCGCGTGGCGATGCACATGGTCAGCAGCGAAACCCTGTTCTGGGAAACCATGGAAAAACTGAAAGCGCTCGGCGCCAGCTCGATCCTGGTGTTGCCAATTGAGAAGATGATGGAGTAA
- the hisL gene encoding his operon leader peptide: MISVQFNHHHHHHPD; encoded by the coding sequence ATGATCAGCGTTCAGTTCAACCACCATCATCACCATCACCCTGACTAG